A part of Leishmania panamensis strain MHOM/PA/94/PSC-1 chromosome 34 sequence genomic DNA contains:
- a CDS encoding hypothetical protein (TriTrypDB/GeneDB-style sysID: LpmP.34.4810), with the protein MSVYARVFFKNVGLPVVGFGIGWAGFTVVEQSGLLTEPMQRWLNVHNLKLQLYTQRLLPTSVVEKYGCPADTLRSTIELLEKGYNENEISDRMSFDEVLRECAVPEQVAYLEEHASEEIPYFYIADIFHSWANLNVHSFVRQQQSLMDTAANTTTPTSPVEGAAASFALVLRNDEAFDSDVLCSALWEKMIHSVIPFDVSIRALCVLAVNNRANARRLARLSSPERVVELYNEYTGKIQANQQQSSGPDVVPPEEVAAATLFFLRAVNDASIQKRWIPLPGALSTDLYPLAWKVQREPWCRAFGNLTPTVTHATSEMAVMLVDVMNERLRCVELRKAETVPSQSLIS; encoded by the coding sequence ATGAGCGTGTATGCTAGGGTGTTCTTCAAAAATGTGGGCTTGCCGGTCGTCGGCTTCGGCATTGGCTGGGCCGGCTTCACAGTTGTGGAGCAGAGCGGCCTTCTGACGGAGCCTATGCAGCGCTGGCTCAACGTGCACAACCTCAAACTGCAGCTCTACACTCAGCGTCTGCTGCCGACTTCGGTGGTGGAAAAGTACGGCTGTCCAGCCGACACACTGAGGTCCACAATTGAGCTCCTGGAAAAGGGGTACAATGAGAACGAGATCTCAGACCGCATGTCCTTTGACGAGGTCTTAAGGGAATGCGCTGTTCCGGAGCAGGTGGCGTACCTGGAGGAGCACGCGTCGGAGGAGATTCCGTACTTTTACATTGCGGACATCTTTCATTCCTGGGCAAATTTGAACGTCCACAGCTTCGTCCGTCAGCAGCAGTCTCTGATGGACACGGCGGCGAACACTACGACCCCCACGTCACCTGTCgagggcgctgctgcttctttcGCACTTGTCCTCCGCAACGATGAGGCGTTCGACTCGGATGTGCTGTGTAGCGCTCTGTGGGAGAAGATGATACACAGTGTAATCCCTTTCGACGTGAGCATCCGTGCCCTGTGCGTCTTGGCGGTGAACAATCGAGCCAATGCGCGGCGCCTGGCACGATTGTCATCGCCAGAGCGTGTGGTCGAGCTGTACAACGAGTACACAGGCAAGATTCAAGCaaatcagcagcagagcagtgGACCCGATGTAGTCCCCCCTGAAGAGGTTGCCGCGGCCACACTTTTCTTTCTGCGTGCCGTCAACGACGCCTCGATTCAGAAGCGGTGGATTCCGCTGCCGGGAGCGTTGAGCACAGACCTCTACCCGCTTGCGTGGAAAGTGCAGCGCGAGCCCTGGTGCCGCGCCTTTGGCAACCTTACACCAACGGTAACACATGCGACGTCGGAAATGGCGGTGATGCTCGTAGATGTCATGAATGAGCGACTGCGATGTGTCGAGCTGCGTAAAGCCGAGACTGTGCCGTCACAGTCGTTAATTTCTTGA
- a CDS encoding hypothetical protein (TriTrypDB/GeneDB-style sysID: LpmP.34.4800), whose protein sequence is MNANAFNNGMGTGYGMGMDPYCMSGMYGGYGGLGMGGMYGGLGMMGMGGLGMYGMGMTPEAQRAQMMMFMTSRIMELWGMFSQVMQITLGSAVQFVGEYVGITQRMGQLEEENLNHEERYMSRKYELRKALSDIPREQRYMPRRTRIRKPKKLSFLRHFIFRLLRHVVIFAAAYFLSKRVTSLLMDRYGKKLLSASGPEALASSTASKTSL, encoded by the coding sequence ATGAATGCGAACGCGTTCAACAACGGCATGGGCACCGGGTATGGAATGGGTATGGACCCATACTGTATGAGTGGCATGTACGGCGGCTACGGTGGACTCGGCATGGGCGGTATGTATGGCGGTCTTGGAATGATGGGCATGGGTGGGTTAGGCATGTATGGCATGGGCATGACCCCCGAGGCGCAGCGTGCCCAGATGATGATGTTCATGACGAGCCGCATTATGGAGCTGTGGGGCATGTTTTCGCAAGTCATGCAGATAACGCTCGGCAGCGCCGTTCAGTTTGTTGGCGAGTATGTCGGCATCACTCAGCGCATGGGACAGCTGGAAGAGGAGAACCTGAATCACGAGGAGCGCTACATGAGTCGCAAGTACGAGCTACGCAAGGCACTCTCTGATATACCGCGTGAACAGCGGTATATGCCGAGGCGAACACGGATCCGCAAGCCGAAGAAACTCTCCTTTCTCCGCCACTTCATCTTTCGTCTGCTTCGCCACGTCGTCATCTTTGCGGCTGCCTACTTCCTCTCAAAGCGGGTTACATCCTTGTTGATGGACCGCTACGGTAAGAAGCTGCTGAGTGCGTCCGGGCCCGAGGCGCTGGCATCCTCTACCGCCTCTAAGACTAGCCTCTAA
- a CDS encoding ceramide phosphorylethanolamine synthase, putative (TriTrypDB/GeneDB-style sysID: LpmP.34.4820), with translation MPSHEKVHVPGRKEDDETSSMPWYKQPLPLTTQVMRFALLLPLTALFLGVAIVITNGRMPDPKRMPPLPDLLLEWIPKVEFVEIGTDIIILLLNATMVVVGFKVYLLERHEQGMPNLTFLERIPRIGTSVNRVVFGILDSGRRPYPLKGVLQIMVVRFLTSYSVVVLFRALVIVATSYPATDNHCQHPQAIEDPVVNVILTLVTLGSASIHCGDLMFSGHTMILCLAFMLIWDYSPFLYPWAMRVWASVLLPASFYCILASRSHYTDDILVAMYVMIATYKLISHAETGAPWQLQLLIRWLPWPGTNTTEERWPTDEVVVVVHMPAQDESAASSPMPEYEGVTKTTVPVQSVTARSSGRDTHLLRMKDSSESNGLHPDVCETLQH, from the coding sequence ATGCCGAGTCATGAGAAAGTGCACGTACCAGGACGCAAAGAAGATGACGAGACCAGCTCCATGCCGTGGTACAAGCAACCGCTACCCTTGACTACGCAGGTGATGCGCTTTGCGCTTTTATTGCCACTCACGGCGTTGTTCCTCGGCGTGGCCATAGTAATCACGAACGGGCGTATGCCGGATCCCAAGaggatgccgccgctgcccgaTCTCCTCCTGGAGTGGATTCCGAAGGTGGAGTTTGTTGAGATCGGCACTGACATTATCATCTTGTTGCTGAATGCaacgatggtggtggtgggattCAAGGTGTATTTGTTGGAGCGGCACGAGCAAGGTATGCCGAACTTGACCTTCTTGGAGCGCATCCCGAGGATCGGCACGTCCGTAAATCGTGTCGTCTTTGGCATCCTCGACTCGGGCCGGCGCCCCTACCCCCTGAAAGGGGTCCTTCAGATTATGGTAGTCCGCTTCCTTACGTCCTAcagcgtggtggtgctgttccGCGCTCTTGTAATTGTGGCGACGTCATACCCGGCGACCGACAACCACTGTCAACATCCGCAGGCAATCGAGGACCCCGTGGTTAACGTCATCCTCACCCTTGTGACACTGGGTAGTGCTTCGATTCACTGCGGCGATCTGATGTTCAGCGGCCACACGATGATCCTCTGTCTCGCCTTCATGCTAATCTGGGACTACAGCCCCTTTCTGTACCCATGGGCGATGCGGGTGTGGGCATCCGTGCTTCTGCCGGCAAGCTTCTACTGCATCCTCGCCTCTCGTTCACACTACACGGATGACATCCTAGTGGCGATGTACGTGATGATCGCAACGTACAAGCTAATCAGCCATGCCGAGACTGGTGCGCCGTGGCAATTGCAGCTGCTGATTCGCTGGCTGCCGTGGCCAGGCACGAACACGACCGAGGAGAGGTGGCCGACAGATGAGGTTGTGGTTGTTGTTCACATGCCAGCACAAGACGAGTCAGCTGCATCGTCACCTATGCCAGAATATGAAGGCGTGACCAAGACCACAGTGCCCGTACAAAGTGTGACGGCCAGATCCAGTGGTAGAGATACACACTTGTTGCGGATGAAGGATTCGTCAGAGAGCAACGGTCTGCACCCTGATGTGTGTGAGACATTGCAACATTGA